From Oncorhynchus tshawytscha isolate Ot180627B linkage group LG11, Otsh_v2.0, whole genome shotgun sequence, the proteins below share one genomic window:
- the LOC112262282 gene encoding fatty acid binding protein 1-B.1-like has protein sequence MSFSGKYQMESHDNFESFMEAVGLPDELIQEGKDIKSISEIEETGDHFKVTVTTGTKILTNSFTIGQETELESPTGEKVNSVVMREGNKLTAILNGIEYVTELTDANTLINTMTLSGMSYKRTSKRM, from the exons ATGTCTTTCTCAGGGAAATACCAGATGGAGTCACATGACAACTTTGAGTCTTTCATGGAGGCTGTTG GTCTCCCTGATGAGCTTATCCAGGAGGGCAAAGACATCAAGAGCATCTCTGAGATTGAGGAGACTGGAGACCACTTCAAGGTGACTGTCACCACGGGGACAAAGATCCTCACCAACTCCTTCACCATTGGCCAGGAGACGGAGCTCGAGTCGCCGACCGGGGAGAAAGTCAAT TCTGTGGTGATGAGGGAAGGTAACAAGCTGACGGCCATCCTGAATGGGATCGAATATGTCACAGAACTTACAGACGCAAACACCCTCATCAAC ACCATGACTCTGTCTGGCATGTCATACAAGAGGACCAGCAAACGAATGTGA